Proteins from a single region of Haemorhous mexicanus isolate bHaeMex1 chromosome 4, bHaeMex1.pri, whole genome shotgun sequence:
- the HOPX gene encoding homeodomain-only protein — MAMEKPVIPTEEQLEILEYHFCKVNKHPDPTTLCLIAAETGLSEEQTLKWFKQRLAEWRKSEGLPSESGSVRD, encoded by the exons ATGGCCATGGAAAAGCCAGTGATTCccactgaggagcagctggagattCTGGAATACCACTTCTGCAAGGTGAATAAGCATCCTGACCCCACCACACTGTGCCTCATCGCTGCTGAGACCGGGCTCTCCGAGGAGCAGACTCTG AAATGGTTCAAGCAGCGCCTGGCGGAGTGGAGGAAGTCTGAAGGGCTGCCCTCAGAAAGCGGGTCTGTCAGGGACTAG
- the SPINK2 gene encoding serine protease inhibitor Kazal-type 2, with protein sequence MARPLALLLLLPVLLAGLLSCPGAMASYPPNCAQYGKYMCPRDYHPVCGTDGETYGNECVLCLANREDHTHIEIVRKGHC encoded by the exons ATGGCGCGGCCGCTGGCGCTCCTGTTGCTGCTGCCCGTCCTCCTCGCCG GTCTCCTGTCGTGTCCCGGAGCCATGGCCAGCTACCCG CCCAACTGTGCTCAATATGGGAAGTACATGTGTCCAAGGGACTACCATCCAGTTTGTGGCACTGATGGAGAGACCTACGGAAACGAGTGTGTGCTCTGCCTTGCTAACAG GGAAGATCATACACATATAGAAATTGTCCGAAAGGGACATTGCTGA